A window from Hemicordylus capensis ecotype Gifberg chromosome 2, rHemCap1.1.pri, whole genome shotgun sequence encodes these proteins:
- the OGN gene encoding mimecan — protein MKTLQKLCLFYFFIPLVKLAPPSQQQLATFYGHGLAALEDTTLEEDYEDTLFKQDYEDKPQNAVKNKESNGMIFSHENELQMQKDEEVSRESTNYTDLGTCLLCACLSGSVYCEETDIESVPVLPKETGYLYARFNKIKKVKVSDFAEIPTLRRIDLTGNAIQEIEDGAFSKLPLLEELSLAENMLKKLPALPPKLTTLNVNDNKITSRGIKANAFKKLTNLSFLYLGHNTLESVPVNLPESLRILHLQFNNITKITDETFCKANNVTRYVRVHMDEIRMEGNPVILGKYPNAFMCLKNLPIGTY, from the exons ATGAAGACTCTGCAGAAATTGTGTCTCTTCTATTTTTTTATACCCTTGGTGAAGCTAGCACCACCTAGTCAACAACAATTAGCCACATTTTATGGTCATGGTTTGGCTGCTCTTGAAGATACAACACTTGAGGAAGATTATGAAGACACATTATTTAAGCAAGATTATGAAGACAAACCACAGAATGCTGTGAAAAACAAG gaaagcaatggtATGATCTTCTCCCACGAAAATGAACTTCAAATGCAGAAAGATGAAGAGGTATCTAGAGAATCAACTAATTATACAG ATTTGGGCACTTGTCTACTGTGCGCTTGTTTAAGTGGTTCAGTTTACTGTGAAGAAACAGATATTGAAAGTGTTCCAGTTCTACCAAAGGAAACAGGCTACCTTTATGCACGTTTCAATAAAATCAAGAAGGTGAAAGTCTCTGATTTTGCTGAAATTC CCACTTTAAGAAGAATTGATTTGACTGGAAATGCAATACAAGAAATCGAAGATGGTGCCTTTTCAAAGCTACCATTATTAGAAGAACTTTCACTTGCTGAAAATATGCTTAAGAAGCTTCCAGCTTTACCTCCCAAACTAACTACATTGAATGTAAACGACAACAAAATTACAAGCAGAGGAATTAAAGCAAATGCTTTCAAG AAGCTGACCAATTTGTCATTCCTCTACCTAGGACATAACACACTGGAATCTGTTCCTGTGAACTTGCCAGAGAGCCTGCGTATCCTGCATCTTCAG ttcaacaacataaCCAAAATCACAGATGAAACCTTCTGCAAAGCAAATAATGTTACCCGCTATGTTCGTGTACACATGGATGAAATAAGGATGGAAGGCAACCCAGTCATCTTGGGAAAGTATCCCAACGCTTTTATGTGCTTGAAAAACTTGCCTATCGGTACATACTAA